AACGGTTAAAGTAAAAGGATATATTATATTTATTTTTCTATTTTCGCCTTTAAAAATATCTATTTGAGAGGGAAAATGGAATATTTCATAAATTTGAACTGAATATAATATTGCAACTAGTAACATTAATACTAAAAAAAACTTCTTATTAGATTTTGAATAGATATTCAAAAAAAATCACACTCCTATTTTCCCTTTTCCTTTCTTTTACACCTCCTAAAAATAAAAAACTAATCTGTATACTTAATTTAGCCGTTTTATTAATCTTTTATTCTATATAAAATTTTATTAAAATGTAAACTGAAATCTCAATTTCCGTAATATAGTTCTTTAAATATTTAAAATAAAAAACAGCTACCTCTGCAGCTGTTTTTATAAGCTATTTTTGCACACTTTCGTCAGTTTCAGCATCTCTTCAGCATGTTTTCTAGTAGTATCTGTTAAATTTACTCCTCCTAATAATCTAGACATTTCATCTATTCTTTCTTCATAATCTAATTTATGTACACTAGTAACAGTCTTACTTTCTTTAACATTTTTTTCAATTAAGAAATGGCTATCTGCCATAGATGCGATTTGTGGTAAATGAGTAACACATAAAATTTGATGAGTTTTTGCGATTTTAGAAATCTTTTCTGCTACTATTTGAGCTGTCCTACCACTTATTCCAGTATCTATTTCATCAAACACCAAACAGTGTATATTATCTACTTCAGCTAAAATATTCTTAAATGATAACATAATTCTTGACATTTCTCCACCAGAAACAATTTTTGAAAGTGGTCTTAAAGGTTCTCCAGGATTTGTAGAAATTAAAAATTCTATTTTATCTATACCATTTCTTGTGAAATAGTTAAATTTATCATATTTGATTTTAAAAATTACATTTTTAAGGTTCATTTCTTTAAGTTCGTTAATAATATTTATCTCTAATTGCTTTCCAACTTTTTTCCTTTCAATAGTTAGTTTTTTACATAAATCGTCTAATATATTCTCAATCTCTTTTATTTCATCTTTTAAATTTTTTATTTCTTTTTCGCTATTAATTATAAAATCTAGTTCTTTTTCAATATTTTCTTTATATTTTATTATTTCTTTGATATCTTGTCCATATTTTCTTTTTAAGTTATTTATTAACTCTATCCTGTTTTCTAAAAATTTTAATCTTTCTTCATCATAATTAATATTATCTTGATAATTTCTAAATTCTATAGAAATATCTTGTAATTGATACAAAATATCATTTATCAATTCCAAATATTTATCTAATTTATTATCATATTTAGCAATATTAGTCAACAAGCTTGATATTTTACTTAATCTATCTATTACTGAGTCATTTCTATAATTATCTGAACATAACATCTCATTTATTAATCCTACAGTCTTTATTATATCTTCTGTATTAGAGAGAGCTTTATACTCGCCTATTAATTCTTCTTCTTCATTGGTTTTAAGATTAGCATTATCTATCTCTTCAATCTGAAATTTTAATAAATCAATCTTCCGTTCTCTCTCCATATCGTCTGATGATAATGATTCTAAACTTTTCTTTTTATCTTTTAACTTATCATACCAATAAACAATTTCATTTTTTATTTTACGTATATTATTTGAACCTAATGAATCTATAAACTCTACATGCTTTTCAGGTGACAGTAAAGATTGATGCTCATGTTGCCCATGTATGTCAACTAATTTACTTGTTAACTTTTTCAGCATAGATAACGTTACTGTTCTACCGTTAATTCTTGCTATACTTCTACCAGTATTATAAATTTGTCTAGATATTAATAAAGTATTATCTTGTTCTTTGTCTATACCTAGTTCTTCTAATATTTCTTCGATACCATTTATTTTACTTATATTAAACAATGCATCTATAGCTGCTTTTTCTTCACCTGTTCTAACAAATTCCTTAGTAGCTCTACCTCCTAAAACTATATTCATGGCATCAATTATAATAGATTTACCAGCACCAGTTTCACCTGTAAAAACATTAAAACCTTTATCAAAAGAAATATTTAGTTCATCTATTATAACAAAATTTTTTATATTTAGTTCTAGGAGCATTTTAGATACCTCCATTATCTAAAATATTATTAAATAAATCTAAAATATTATCTACCTTATCAATATTACTGATTGCAACAAATATAGTATCATCACCAGCAATTGTACCTACAATTTCTTCAACACTTAATGAATCAATCGCTGATCCACAAATCTGTGCAGCACCAGGCAGTGTTTTTATTACTAGTAAGTTTCCTGCTTTTTCTATCGATAATACTGAATTTTCAAATATTTTAATAAGTCTTTCACTTATTCCCTCAGTTTTATGACCCATAGGTGCATATTTATATTTTCCACTCTTAGATAGTACTTTAACTAATCTAAGTTCTTTAATGTCTCTAGATATAGTAGCTTGTGTTACATCTATTCCTAAATCTTTCAAATTATCTGCTAATTCCTCTTGTGTTTCTATTTCTTTATCATCTATCAACTCCAATATTTTTGATTGTCTAGCGTACTTTTTCATTTTAATCCTCCTCTTGCACTAAACATTTTGAAATTTCATTTATTATGAACCTTTTAGCTTATAATCATTATAACAAATGTATAATTATAAAAAAACTATTTCTTTAAAAAATATAAAAATGGCATATATATGCCATTTAAAGTTCTTTGTGAGATTGAGCTACTACTTTTTCAATTAGATTTTCAATATCATTATTTTTAACGTCATTTTTTACTATATGTGTTAGATACTCTATATTACCTCCAGTACCTCTTATTGGTGAATAAGTCAAATCCTTGATTGATAAATCTATTGAACTACAAAATTCATTAATGCTATAAATTACTTCTCTATGTACATTTATATCTCTCACTATTCCTTTTTTTCCAACTTTTTCTCTCCCTGCTTCGAACTGTGGCTTTATAAGTGCTATAATATCTGCATTTTCATTAGATAATTCTTTAGCCACAGGTAAAACAAGCCTTAAAGATATAAAAGATACATCTATGCTAATAAAATCTGCTAACTCACCTGTTGTATCTTTTGTAGCATATCTAATATTTGTTCTTTCAATCGGAATAACTCTTTCATCTTTTCTTAGCTTCCACGCTAACTGCCCATATCCTACGTCTATTGCATATACCTTTTTTGCTCCATTCTGCAGCATACAATCTGTAAATCCACCTGTAGATGCCCCAATATCAATTGCAACTTTATTTTCTACAGTTAAAGAAAACTCGTTAATTGCTTTTTCTAATTTTAAACCACCTCGACCAACATAAGGTATCGAATTACCTTTAAGCTTTATATCCTTCATTACATCAACTTTAGTTCCAGGTTTTTCTACTCTTCTGTTATCTATATAGACCAT
This genomic stretch from Caldisalinibacter kiritimatiensis harbors:
- the recN gene encoding DNA repair protein RecN, translating into MLLELNIKNFVIIDELNISFDKGFNVFTGETGAGKSIIIDAMNIVLGGRATKEFVRTGEEKAAIDALFNISKINGIEEILEELGIDKEQDNTLLISRQIYNTGRSIARINGRTVTLSMLKKLTSKLVDIHGQHEHQSLLSPEKHVEFIDSLGSNNIRKIKNEIVYWYDKLKDKKKSLESLSSDDMERERKIDLLKFQIEEIDNANLKTNEEEELIGEYKALSNTEDIIKTVGLINEMLCSDNYRNDSVIDRLSKISSLLTNIAKYDNKLDKYLELINDILYQLQDISIEFRNYQDNINYDEERLKFLENRIELINNLKRKYGQDIKEIIKYKENIEKELDFIINSEKEIKNLKDEIKEIENILDDLCKKLTIERKKVGKQLEINIINELKEMNLKNVIFKIKYDKFNYFTRNGIDKIEFLISTNPGEPLRPLSKIVSGGEMSRIMLSFKNILAEVDNIHCLVFDEIDTGISGRTAQIVAEKISKIAKTHQILCVTHLPQIASMADSHFLIEKNVKESKTVTSVHKLDYEERIDEMSRLLGGVNLTDTTRKHAEEMLKLTKVCKNSL
- a CDS encoding TlyA family RNA methyltransferase; translated protein: MVYIDNRRVEKPGTKVDVMKDIKLKGNSIPYVGRGGLKLEKAINEFSLTVENKVAIDIGASTGGFTDCMLQNGAKKVYAIDVGYGQLAWKLRKDERVIPIERTNIRYATKDTTGELADFISIDVSFISLRLVLPVAKELSNENADIIALIKPQFEAGREKVGKKGIVRDINVHREVIYSINEFCSSIDLSIKDLTYSPIRGTGGNIEYLTHIVKNDVKNNDIENLIEKVVAQSHKEL
- a CDS encoding arginine repressor, producing MKKYARQSKILELIDDKEIETQEELADNLKDLGIDVTQATISRDIKELRLVKVLSKSGKYKYAPMGHKTEGISERLIKIFENSVLSIEKAGNLLVIKTLPGAAQICGSAIDSLSVEEIVGTIAGDDTIFVAISNIDKVDNILDLFNNILDNGGI